The genomic region GCATCAACTCCACCATCGACCAGGCGGTGCCGCCGGAGACCGCCAGCGACGCCTTGACCACCACGTAGTTGGTGTCGGTGAGCTGACCCTCGCCGTCCTGCTCGGCCCTCCGGTACAGCGCGAACACGGTGAGATCCGAAGGGATGGAATCGAATCCGCAGGCGTGCACGATCCGCGCGCCGGTGTCGACGGCCTGCTTGTGGAACTGGTCGATGCTGTCGCGGATGAAGGTCGGCTCCCCGGTCAGGTCCGCGTAGTCGGTGCCCGCGGCTGCGCACGCCTCGACCAGCGGCAGCCCGTACTTGGCGTAGGGCCCGACGGTGGTGACGACGACGCGGGTGCGGGCGGCCATCGCCTCCAGCGTCGACGGCTTCGAGGCGTCGGCGGTGATCAGCTCCCAGGACTGCGCCTCCTCCCCCAGGCTGTCGCGCACCGCGGCCAGCTTCTCGGGTGAGCGGCCGGCCAGCGCGATACGCGCGTCGCCGCCGGCCTTCGCCAGGTACTCGGCCGTCAACCTGCCGACGAAACCGGTGGCGCCGTACAGGACGATGTCGAATTCCCGCTCTGCAGCACTCATGATCGCGACGCTACCCGAGCGTCTCGGGCAGCTCGACGTCCTCGTCGAGGACGTGGCGGGCAAGGAACGCGGTGACCACCTGGTACCAGACCTTGGCGTGCTGCGGGGCCAGCACCCAGTGGTTCTCCGACGGGAAGTAGAGGAACCGGTGCGGGCTGCAGCCGTCGTCGTCGGCGGGTAGCGCGGAGTGGGTGAGCAGCTCGTACCACAGCCGCAGCGCCTCCCCGATCGGCACCCGATAGTCCTTGTCGCCGTGGATGACCAGCATCGGGGTGCGGATGTTGTGCACATGGTTGTGCGGCGAATTCGCTTGCGCCATCTCACGGGTCATCTCGCGCAACCAGTAGTACGACGAGTCCGTGGTGGCGCCGAACTGGTCCAGTGCCCACAGGCTGGCGTGGGTGACGATCGCGTCGAACCGGTCGGTGTGGCCGGCCACCCAGTTGGCCATGTAGCCGCCGAACGACCCGCCCATCGCGGCGGTGTGGTCGGGGTCGATGCGCGGGTGTTCGCACGCGGCGTCGGTCGCCGCCATCAGGTCCTCGTACGGCGCCCCGCCCCACGCACCCCAGCCGCGCTGGATGAAGTCCTGCCCGTACCCGGTGGACAGCCCCGGATCGGGCAGCAGCACCGCGTATCCGCGCGCGGCCAGCAGCCACGGGTTCCACCGCCACGACCAGGCGTTCCAACTGCTCAGCGGCCCGCCGTGAATCCAGAGCAGCAGTGGGGCCTTCCCGTCACCGGCGGGAAGCACCAGCCACGACCGCACCCGGGTGCCGTCGGCGGCGGTGGTCTCGAGTTCGGTCAGCGTGCCGGGCAGCTCCGGCAGCGCCACGCACGGCAGTTCGGTGACGCCGCCGTCGGCGTCGAGGCGCACCGGGTGCGGGGGTGCGGCGTACGAGCTGCGCAGTGCGTACGCCGCGCCGTCGGGTCCGGTGACGACGTCGGTGTAGGCGTAGTCGTCGAACGTCAGTTGGGTGACCGACCCGCCGGGCACGTCCACCCGGAACACCGGTGCGCGGCCGTCCTGGTCGGCGGTCACGAGCACCGCCGAACCGTCGCGCAGCCACGTCACCGACGCCGGCCAGCGGTCCCAGTCGCCGGCGAGAATCACCGGTTCCTCGCCGAATCTCAGGTAGCCCAACGTCATTCGCGGTGCCGCATGCGGGGTGGAGAACGTCTCACGGATGTAGACGACCCCCGACCCGTCCGGCGCGATGACCGGACGCCACACATCGGCCTCGGGTTCCTCGACCAGCACCGTGCGCTCACCGCTGTCGAGGTCGATGCGCACCAGCACCGAGTGCCGCGACGCACCAGGGGCGGGCCGCTGCCATGTCGTCACCAGGAACCGACCGTCGGCGCTGACGTCGAAGTCGGACTCGCGCAGCGTACCGCCGGGCGCGGCAGTCAGATCGCGAACGTCGCCGTCGCCCAGGTCCAACCCGAGCAGGTGCGGTTCGGCCGGTCCGAGGTCGGCGTCCCAGTACCGGATCGGGTAACCGGTGTGCAGGATCGCGCTGATCTTGTTGTCCTTGCGGATCTTTCGCAGCCGGCGGTCGTCGTCGATGTCGCGTGCCGACGGCAGTAGCGACGCGCGCACGACCGCGACGTCGGCTTCGCGCGCGGTGCGCACGGCCTCGACGCCGCCGGGCAGCGTCAGCGCCTCGTAGGCCTCGCCGCCCGCTGCGGGCAGCCGCCACAGCGCGGCCGGGGGTTTGTCGTCGTCCTCGGTCGGTCGCACGGCGACGAACAGGATGTCGCCGTCGGCGGTGAACGCCGGCGCCGACTCCCCCTTGGCGCCGCGGGTCAGCCGGCGCGCAGGCCGCTCACCGGCCGGGTCGATCTCCCAGACCGCGCTGACGTATTCGGTGCGTTTGTCGTTGAGTTCGGCGATCGTGGTCAGCAGCCGGGTGCCGTCGGGTGACAGCGCGAGCCCGGACACCCGGGGCAGCGCGAGGTAGTCGTCGAGGTCGTGAAACGGTGTCGGGCTCATGCCCCGTTCGTAACACATCGGTGCATACGCTCGACGCATGCGAATCGTGGTGATCGGGGCGGGCATCGCGGGGCTGGCCACCGCCGTGGCGCTGCAGCGGCGCGGCCACGACGTGACGGTGCTCGAGGACCGCACCGACACCTCGTCGGGTGCCGGGATCAGCATCTGGCCCAACGCGCTGGCCGCGCTGGACGACATCGGGCTCGGCGCCGCGGTACGCGAGTCCGGCGGCCGGGTCACCGCCGGTGCGATGCGCTGGCGCGACGGCAGCTGGCTGCGGCGGCCAGCGCGGGAACGGATCGTGCGGGCACTCGGCGAACCGCTGGTGGTGATCCGCCGCTCCCGGCTGACCGGGATCCTCACCGGTGCGCTCGCCGGCGGCACGCTGCGCACCGGGGTCAGGGCGGAGTCGCTGGCGCTGACCGGCGCCGGGGTGCGGGTGACGCTTGCCGACGCCACGGTGCTGACGGCCGACGCGGTCGTGGGCGCCGACGGCACCGGGTCGGTGGTCGCGCGCCACCTCAACGGGCCGCTGCGCCACCGTTACGCCGGCTACACGGCCTGGCGCGGGGTGGCCCACTGCCGCATCGACCCGGACGTCGCCGGCGAGGTGGTCGGGCCGGCGGTGGAGGTCGGCCTGGTGCCGATGGGCGACGATCACACCTACTGGTTCGCCACCGAGCGGGTGCCGGAGGGCGGTTCGGCCCCGCAGGGTGAGCTGCCGTACCTGCGGGAGCGGTTCGCCGCCTGGCCGGAGCCGATTCCGCAGATCCTGGCCGCCACCGACCCCGCCGACGTGTTGCGCAACGACCTGTACGACCGCGACCGGGCGCGGCAGTGGTCGCGCGGCCCGGTGGTGCTGGTCGGCGACGCGGCGCACGCGATGCGCCCGCACCTCGGGCAGGGCGGCTGCCAGGCGCTCGAGGACGCCGCGATCCTGGCCCGGTTCCTGGACGCCGAGACCGATCCGGCGGTGGCGTTCGCCCGGTTCGTCGACTACCGGCGGCCGCGGGTCGAGCGGCTGGTGCGCGAGTCGCGGACGGTCGGTGACGTGATGAACCTGCCGGTGTTGAGCACCGTGGCCGCGCGGGCCAGCGTGCTGCTGCCCGAGGCGGCGGTGACGCGGCATCTGGCCGGGATCGCGGCCTACGCGGCGTTCCGGCCGCCGGCGGAGGTTCGGCCGCGATGAGCCTGACGCTGGGGCCACTGGTGGTCGAGGCCGAGGATCCGGAGGCGTTGGCCGCCTTCTGGGCGACGCTGCTGGGCGCGCAGGCGTGCGACCGGCTGCTGCGGTTCCGGCCGCAGCAGCGGCCCAAGACCGTGAAGAACCGGGTCCACGTCGATCTCTACGTCGCCGACGTCGCCCGGCTGGCGGAGCTGGGCGCGCGGGTGCTTGCCGAACACGCGGACTGGACCACGATGGCCGATCCGGAGGGCAACGAGTTCTGTGCGTTCCCGGATCCGCAGACGCCCGCGGAGCCGCCGGCGCGGCTGTTCGCGGTGTGCGTCGACAGCGACCGGCCCGAGGAGTTGGCCGCCTGGTGGGCCGAGCGGGTGGGCGCGCAGGTGCGCGACGGGCCCGACGGCACCCCGCGCTGGCTTTACGGATCGGCGGGCTGGGAGGACGTGATCTGGAAGTTCGTCCGCGTCGCCGACGCGCGTGTGGTGCCCAACCGGTGGCAGTGGAGCCTGCGGTCCGACCCGGGTGTGCGGGTGGACCCGCAGGGCAATCAGTTCAGCGTGTGCCGGCGAGGGTGCCGATCGGGTTCAGCAGCGCCGTGCACATCTGACGCGGGTTGACGAAGCCGAACAGTCCCTTGGTCGGCATCGCGGCGCAACCGGTGGGAGTGGCGGCGGGGGCGCTCGGCAGCCCCGATCCGGCCGGGGTGGTGAACACCGCGGGCGAGGCGCCGTGCACGCCGCATGTCGGCCAGGCCTTCAGGCCCTGGGTGCGCAGCACGTTCTCCGCGACGCGGATCTGCTCGGCGCGCGAGGCGGTGGCCGGGTTGCCGACGCCGCCGTTGGCGGTCCAGGTCGCCTGCTTGAACTGCAGTCCGCCGTAGTGGCCGTTTCCGGTGTTGGACTGCCAGTTGCCGCCCGATTCGCACTGGGCGATGGCGTCCCAGTTCACCGAGTCCGCGTTGGCGGTGGCCACCGCCGAGTCCGAGAGCATCGGCACCAGCGCCATCGCACCGGAGATCGCGGCGGCCCAGAGGCCCTTGTTTATCGTCTTCCGGCTGATCGCCTTCCGAATCTTCATCACTGCGGTCCTTCCCCGACCGTTTGACACAAGGTCCGCACCGCTTGCGCGCCGCGGCTATCTGGAGTGTCGGGGCAGAATGAACGCGTGTTACGCGAGAGTCAAAAGTTTTAGTCGATGCTTATCTGGCGTAAGAGCCGTCTGAGAACAAAGTGGCGGTGCCGGATCGAGTCCGGCACCGCCACTGACAAGCGTCGTTGTGGAGTTATCCGCGCTTGCCGCAGGTCGGCCACGCGCCGATGCCCTGCGTACGCAGCACGTTCTCGGCCACGCGGATCTGCTCCTCGCGGCTCGCGTTGTGCGGCGAGCCGGTCCCGCCATTGGCACGCCAGGTGCCCATGGTGAACTGCAGGCCGCCGTAGTAGCCATTACCGGTGTTGATGGACCAGTTGCCGCCCGACTCGCAGGCCGCGATGGCGTCCCAGTTCACACCGCTGTCCGCATTGGCGGTCGCGGCTCCCAGCGCGATCGGCGCGACAGCGATCGCACCGGCCATGGTCGCCAGACCGAACGTCTTGCGGATGTTCTTCAACTGCATTCCTTTCGCCAAGCGCGCGCCAGCCAGCACCCGGGCAACATCGCTCGGGCGTCGGTGCCGGTAATCGGCAGTGGATGGGGCCGCACCGTCTCGGTCAGGTGCGGCAGTGGGAACGTGCCGCGCCGGCTTCACCGCCGGCCGCCGCGGGAGGCCGCGCCTCCTTGCAGTCCCACTCACACGCAGGTTCGTGGTTTGTTCAATTTGCTCTCCGTGAGGAGCCATATCGGACGCTACAAACCGAATCCGCGAAAGTCATAGTGCGCATCGCCGCGCGCGGCGCAGATAACGATCTGATCACGACGACCGATATCGTTTCGTTATCGCAGGTCATCTGCCGAATCGACCACCGCGCCGATTTCCAGTGCCCGGCGTGTTCCAGTGACCCATCTCACGATCATTTTGTGACGTGGACCACCGGCGCAACAGGTTTCGCGACGAGCCGCATTGAAAAGCCCAGTAAAACTGGCACTCTCGTCACATCAGCACCACTGGATTCAGCGGGTGATGAATAACAGTTCGCTGTCCGAACAAGGACTCATGAAAGTCGAAATCGCCTTTGCGCCAAGGCATTAAGCGGTCTTTTGGCAGACCCACATGAACCCCGAAGGTTCCCGGCCACGTTCACGGTGTTCGTGAATAACGTTGTTTTGC from Mycolicibacterium phlei harbors:
- a CDS encoding S9 family peptidase → MSPTPFHDLDDYLALPRVSGLALSPDGTRLLTTIAELNDKRTEYVSAVWEIDPAGERPARRLTRGAKGESAPAFTADGDILFVAVRPTEDDDKPPAALWRLPAAGGEAYEALTLPGGVEAVRTAREADVAVVRASLLPSARDIDDDRRLRKIRKDNKISAILHTGYPIRYWDADLGPAEPHLLGLDLGDGDVRDLTAAPGGTLRESDFDVSADGRFLVTTWQRPAPGASRHSVLVRIDLDSGERTVLVEEPEADVWRPVIAPDGSGVVYIRETFSTPHAAPRMTLGYLRFGEEPVILAGDWDRWPASVTWLRDGSAVLVTADQDGRAPVFRVDVPGGSVTQLTFDDYAYTDVVTGPDGAAYALRSSYAAPPHPVRLDADGGVTELPCVALPELPGTLTELETTAADGTRVRSWLVLPAGDGKAPLLLWIHGGPLSSWNAWSWRWNPWLLAARGYAVLLPDPGLSTGYGQDFIQRGWGAWGGAPYEDLMAATDAACEHPRIDPDHTAAMGGSFGGYMANWVAGHTDRFDAIVTHASLWALDQFGATTDSSYYWLREMTREMAQANSPHNHVHNIRTPMLVIHGDKDYRVPIGEALRLWYELLTHSALPADDDGCSPHRFLYFPSENHWVLAPQHAKVWYQVVTAFLARHVLDEDVELPETLG
- a CDS encoding FAD-dependent oxidoreductase translates to MRIVVIGAGIAGLATAVALQRRGHDVTVLEDRTDTSSGAGISIWPNALAALDDIGLGAAVRESGGRVTAGAMRWRDGSWLRRPARERIVRALGEPLVVIRRSRLTGILTGALAGGTLRTGVRAESLALTGAGVRVTLADATVLTADAVVGADGTGSVVARHLNGPLRHRYAGYTAWRGVAHCRIDPDVAGEVVGPAVEVGLVPMGDDHTYWFATERVPEGGSAPQGELPYLRERFAAWPEPIPQILAATDPADVLRNDLYDRDRARQWSRGPVVLVGDAAHAMRPHLGQGGCQALEDAAILARFLDAETDPAVAFARFVDYRRPRVERLVRESRTVGDVMNLPVLSTVAARASVLLPEAAVTRHLAGIAAYAAFRPPAEVRPR
- a CDS encoding VOC family protein, producing the protein MSLTLGPLVVEAEDPEALAAFWATLLGAQACDRLLRFRPQQRPKTVKNRVHVDLYVADVARLAELGARVLAEHADWTTMADPEGNEFCAFPDPQTPAEPPARLFAVCVDSDRPEELAAWWAERVGAQVRDGPDGTPRWLYGSAGWEDVIWKFVRVADARVVPNRWQWSLRSDPGVRVDPQGNQFSVCRRGCRSGSAAPCTSDAG
- a CDS encoding transglycosylase family protein; the encoded protein is MKIRKAISRKTINKGLWAAAISGAMALVPMLSDSAVATANADSVNWDAIAQCESGGNWQSNTGNGHYGGLQFKQATWTANGGVGNPATASRAEQIRVAENVLRTQGLKAWPTCGVHGASPAVFTTPAGSGLPSAPAATPTGCAAMPTKGLFGFVNPRQMCTALLNPIGTLAGTR
- a CDS encoding transglycosylase family protein; the encoded protein is MKNIRKTFGLATMAGAIAVAPIALGAATANADSGVNWDAIAACESGGNWSINTGNGYYGGLQFTMGTWRANGGTGSPHNASREEQIRVAENVLRTQGIGAWPTCGKRG